CTGGCGATATCTTCCGTATGTGCCAGGCCAAGGACGCTCCGGTGCGTGACTGGGTGAAGCTCGCTGTGACGCGCGCTCGCCTCAGCAACACGCCGGCGATTTTCTGGCTTGATCCGGAACGCGCTCACGACCGCGAAATTCAGAAGAAGGTGGAAGCCTACTTGCCGGAACATGACCTCAAGGGGCTCGACATCAAGATTATGAGCCCGCGCAAGGCTATCGTCGAAACGATGAAGCGTGCCAAGGCTGGCCTCGATACTATCGGTGTGACGGGTAATGTGATGCGTGACTACCTCACGGATCTCTTCCCGATTCTCGAAGTCGGAACTTCTGCAAAGATGCTCTCCATCGTGCCGCTTATGGCTGGTGGTGGCCTTTATGAAACGGGTGCAGGTGGATCTGCTCCGAAGCAGGTGCAACAGTTCCTCGCCGAAAACTACCTCCGCTGGGATTCTCTCGGTGAATACTTCGCACTCGTGCCTGCATTCGAACAGGTCGCGCTCAAGGACGGCAACAAGAAGGCTAAGGTCTTGGCTGATACGCTCGATGCTGCCAACGGCAAGATTCTCGAATTCAACCGCACGCCGGCTCGTAAGATCGGTGAACTCGACAACCGTGGTTCCCACTTCTACCTCGCTCTCTACTGGGCTCAGGCTCTCGCCGCCCAGAAGGACGATGCGGAACTCGCCGGAAAGTTCGCTCCGATCGCTGCCGCTCTCTCCGCAAAGGAATCCGAGATTGTCGCCGCTCTCGCTGCCGAACAGGGTAAGCCTGCCGATATCGGTGGTTACTATGTTCCGAAGGCAGAACTTCTCAAGAAGTGGATGCGTCCTGTCGAAGCGTTCAACGCAATTATCGACAACATCTAGAATGTCATCCCGGCCTTGTGCCGGGATCGCCTTTTCAAAAAAGGAGTGTCGCAGAAATGCGCACTCCCTTTTTTTGCTTCGCTGTGAATTTTTTAGAATTGCCCGCGGCTCCCGTTGATAATCCATTGGCACAATGCCTCAATGCCATCGTAGTCGGGGAGCGTCTGCACAAAGTTCTTGGACTTGCTGCGTTCAATAAAATTGCGCCATACCATCTCGTTTTTGCCATTTAGCCCAAGGTGTTCTTCAATTGCGCCACGAGTCCAGACCCAAATGCCTTGCTCGCAAAGTTTATTGTGGATATTGCGGATGGGGCGTTCGGCTTCGGGCATGGATGCCATCATTGCGTATGCCGTGGATGCGCTGATATTGCTGTGCTTGTTGACGGGGAGGCCGTTTACCAATCGCAAATGGTTGTGGCAAGCGAGCTCGCGGAACAAGTTGCGGCATTCCGTAATGTCTGGGTCATTGGCGCTCAAAAATCCGTCGCGGGTTGCCGTGGTAAATGCGTAGTCCAAATCGACAATCGCACGCACGGGAATGTCCATTGCGCTTAAAACCTGCATACTCTTGCGTGTATTGCTCACGCCGCCTTGACGCACGAGTGCGCACTTGATCAGAGCAAAAGATTGCCCGGTGATGCGCTCGAAAAGGGCGGGCAGCACACGCCATTCCGTTTTACCTTCGGTGAGTAGCACGTAATCGGCGAACAAAAGTTCATTGCTATTAGACAAACTAAACAGCATTTGCAACTGGCTCGGAGCATCTTTCACGACCTGGCGAACGGCATCTTCCATTCGCTTGCGCATGAATGTGCCGCGTTCCCTGTTCTTGCGAATCAAGAGAGACGTGCTCACGTCTTCGCTCGTGACCATCTGCGCGGAATGCGTTGCAAAAACGACTTGATAGCCTTCGTTCGAAAGGTTCTTCAGCGCCACGCGCACGAGTTCCACTGCTTGCGGGTGCAAAAAGAGTTCCGGCGAATCAATCAATAAAAGCTTGCGGCTCAGGTAATGGTTATTGTGGTGCTTCTTGATTTCGGCGAGGTAGCGGATAAGTGCCATCTGGATGGCGCGCTGCGAACCTGCACCCATGCGCGAAATATCGCGTTCAAAACCGTCATCTTCGTCGACGACTTTAATCGTTGCGCTCTTGAGGAATGTTTCGAGAGTCGGCACGGGAATGTCGAGCTCCACGCGAACGCTCGGAAATAGCGGACGGAGTGCCGAGTTGACTTCTTTATCGAAAGCCTTGATTTCTTCGGCCTGGCAGTCGCTTCCGGGGGAGAGCAGTTCCGTAAACTGCTCGATGACCTGGCTCAATTCGCCACCAAACCTGCGTTCCAGTGGCTTGAAAATCTCGTGCATGAGCTTGGTGTAGGCTTGGTTCCCCTCAAAATCCCAAATAGCGATGGATTCCGGGAACATGCGATTAAAGGCTGCGGTAAACTTGTCATTGACGCGTACCCAGTCTTTGCCTTTGCGCTTGCCGTTTGGCGGGCAGAATGCCCAAAATTCAATATTGCCGGGGAGTTCACCCGGGATTCGCTGCACTTTCTTGACGCGGAGCGTTGTTCCCGAGAGGAACGGCTCTACTTCGGCTGCTTTTTCTTCTCCAAGACGGTTCAAAACCTGCTCGGTTATGCCCTCAAAAAGTCCTTCCGCTTCTACGGGGTGGTTCGGGTCATCAAAATACGAGATGTCCAGCGAGAAATTGGCAAGCAACCAGCGGATTCCCATCAAGATATTCGTTTTTCCGGCGTTGTTGTAGCCAATCAGGGCGGTAAAATCACTAAGCGGAAAAGTCTCGCGCTGGATAGAGCGGAGATTCGAAATTGTAATGCGGGACAATCTAAGTGCTTGCGGTTGCATAGCTTGAAACTATAAAAACTTTTCGGAAAAAGTTGTGTTTGGCGCAATTGCAAGCGAAAAAGTGCAATTATTGACCGTATAAATTGGAATGATTGTACGGGAATGACCTCCAAAAGTCTTTTTTGATGCTAAAAGTACTTCATGCGGGCGGGGCCCCAGCTCAGAGTTGACGCCTACGGCGTCAGCGGCTTCACTTGGTCATGTGCGCCTGCAAGCAGTCGCCCGCGACTCTCGTTTTGCACGCTACTGCGAAGACAATACCTTGGCCGACGCCTCCATTTTATTGACGATTTATCGTTATCCTTAAATTATGTAACCTCTTATCTCGCTTATTGTTATGCATAATATGCCAATGAAACCTTTTTGGAGCTATGGACAATTGCTAGTGTGCCGTGAATGTGGCTGAATGTCTTAAAAAACGAAAAAACACTTTAGCTGTTGGGGCTAAAGTGTTTCTTTTGGGGTTAGGAGGAGAACAAAGAGTTCTTGAACATAAAGGTATTTAAAGTTTGGCTCTATAATGTGTTTTTTGTCATATTCGTGTTGAAAAGTGTTGTGAACTTCTCAATGGGGTGTTGTAAATTTGCTACAATTATTATTAGGTATGTAAAAAAGAGGTTTTGTTCAGTGTCAAACTTTGATAACGAAAAGGGTTTTATTGCTAAATTTTCGGGCATGAAGAAATACGCTGCTCCAGTTGTTCTTTTTGTCTTGGCTTGCGCCTTAATTGTATACCTCAAGGTTGATTTTTCTGGTTCGTCCTCCTCTTTTGACGTTAGCCGGTACATGCAGACGCGCGCAAAAATTGATTCCTTGGAAGTGGCTCTTTGGAACGCCCAGGGCAATGTCGATACTCAGGTGAAAATCCGCGACGAACTTTCTAACGCATGGGAAGACCTTTCGGCGATGCGCACCAATACGGCTGATGAGGCTGATGCTCCGGAAGAAAATGTGGGAGGCTTCTCTGGTGGCGTTTGGCTTTGGATTATCGGCGGAACGCTTGCCGTGCTCCTTTGCTCCGTGGTTCTTGTGCTCGTGCTTATCCACCGTAAAAAGATTGTTGAAACGCGCATGATGGAAGCTCTTGCGAAATCGAGAGAAACTGGGGAGATGCCTTCTGTGGATGATACAGAAACGGTCCTTACTCCGCGTGTTCATGCTCCTAAAAAGTCAATTATCGATGAAGCCGAAGAATTTGCCGCAAAGCGCCGTGAAACGATGGCTCTTCAGACGAAGGCTGCCGCAGGTGCAAATCCAGTTGACCAGAGTGCAACGAATTTGAATGCCTCCAGCGCAAATGCATCAAGTTTGAATGCTTCGAACGTGAACGCCACGAAGGCTGCTTTCGAAGATGAACATGGCGTTCCTGAAAATCGAATTTTAACGTCTCCGTTTAACGGTAGAACGGTTCTCCGCCCGACGGCGAGAGAACGCATCACGTCTGCAATGCAGTCGCTTTCTGATGTGCTACATCATGACCGCACCAAGGTTAAGCCCGCTGCTCCGGCAGCTGCGCCAAAGCCCGAAGTTGTTGCAACAGCTGTTGCCCATCCGCTTGAAATGAACCGCTTTGATCGCGAATCTTCGGTGAACAGCAAGATTTTGCAGATGTCTCGCAGAGGTTTCCCGGCTTCGGCTATTGCTTCGAAGTTGAAGATTCCTCAGGCTAAGGTCGAGGCTGTTATCAAGGAAGCTGTAGAAGCAGGTAACTAATGCGTTACCGCTTTCGTTGTGAATATCTAGGCAGCGCCTTTTACGGCTGGCAAGAACAAAATTGTGGTGGCAAGCTCCGCTTTGTAACCGTGCAGTCAACGCTCGAAGAGGCGTTGTCTACGGCGTTACGTGCGCCCATCCGCGTGGTGGGGTCGGGCCGAACGGATACGGGAGTCCATGCCCGCGGCCAGTGTGTCCACTTTGATTTTGATGGCGAATTGGATCCGCAGAAGGTTGTACGTTCTGTGAATGGTCTTACTAAGCGCTTGATTCGCATCCGCGATTTGGAGCCTTGTGCTCCTGATTTCAATGCGCGTTACGATGCCGTTTTACGTTATTACCAGTACACGATATTTACGCGCCCGGTGGCGTTGATGCGTGACTTTGGCTGGGAGTGCGGTTCGCTGAATTTGGATATCGAGGCGATGGGCCGCGAGGCTCAGTCTTTCCTTGGCGAACACGATTTTATTGATTTTTGCATCCCGCGTAATGATGGAAAATCGACACTTTGCACGTTGAGCGAGTTCCGCTTGGAACGCTTGAACGACTGGAGCTGCATGTTCCATATCAAAGGGAACCGCTTCTTGCACCGTCAGGTGCGTGCGATGGTCGGGACGCTTTTTGATATTGGTCGAGGCCGCTATCCCGAAGGTACGGTCAACCAGATTTTCGAGAAAAAGTTCAAAGGCGAACGCACGTGGGCGCCCCCGCAGGGGCTTGTCCTCGAAAACGTGGAATATAGGGATTATTAACCCCTGATTGCTTCAATCATTTCTTTTACAGCGCGTTCCATGCCGACGAGTGTGGCGCGGCTTATGATGCTGTGACCGATGATGATTTCGTCAATGCCGTCAATCTGTGCAACGGCTTCTACGTTTCTGTAGTTGAGGCCGCGTCCTGCAAGCACGTTCAAGCCATACTTGTGGGCGAGCACCGTCATGTCCTGCAGTGCAGAAATTTCACGATCGACTTCTTCGCGGCTGCCGAGTTCAAATGCGGTTGCGTATTTGCCGGTGTTGAATTCCACATAGTTTGCGCCGACCTTCTTGGCTGCTTTGACCTGTTCTGTTTCGGCGTCGATGAACACGCTCACCTGGATGTCGTTGTTTCTGAGCGTCATGATGTACTTTGCAAGTTCGTCAATCTTTGCAGAAACGTTCAAGCCGTCTTCAGTAGAAAGTTCCGTGTGGACTTCTGGAACGAGCGTTACCATATCCGGCTGGCGGTTGATGGCGAACTGCACCATTGCCTGTGTCGGAGCCATTTCAAGGTTTAACTTTGTTGTGACTGTTCCGCGGAGGAGCCTGATGTCACGGTCCTGGATGTGGCGCTTGTCTTCACGGAGGTGGGCGGTAATTCCATTGCAACCGGCGAGTTCGGCAATCATGGCTGCTGCGACCGGATCAGGTTCCTTGCCTTTACGGGCTTCACGGATTGTTGCAATGTGATCTACGTTTACACCGAGTTTGATAGACATAGGCTCTCCTATTTGGAATTTAATAACGTTGAAAGTTCTACGAGGGTAGTGCCTTGCTTGGCTGCCTTCTTGGCGATATCCTCAATTTTAGACAAATTTTTTTCTGTCAGAGGCAAGATCATTATAGAAGTTCCGCTTTTGGGGGCTTCTCTAAGTTTTTGATGGACGTAGTCCTCAATGGAACTGTTATCCGGATTGTACGGAAATGCAATCTTGCAGGTGATGTCAAGGTCTTTACAGGTCTGCGGAACGACGGTTCGTTCTTCCATGGATAAATCCATAAACCACATGTTCCTTTTTTCTGTCGGTTTTAAAATGGCCTGTAAAAGTTGCTTATGCTTGACCGCCTGTTCGCCGTAGCGAGTTGCGATGCCTGCCGCATTGGGGAGGACCTGTTTTGCCGCATCGATTGTTTCTTCGATTTGCTCTGCGGTGTGGTGGATGCGGAGCGGACGCAATTTGTTATGGACTTTGTTCAACTTTGTTG
Above is a window of Fibrobacter sp. UWB16 DNA encoding:
- a CDS encoding ATP-dependent endonuclease, which translates into the protein MQPQALRLSRITISNLRSIQRETFPLSDFTALIGYNNAGKTNILMGIRWLLANFSLDISYFDDPNHPVEAEGLFEGITEQVLNRLGEEKAAEVEPFLSGTTLRVKKVQRIPGELPGNIEFWAFCPPNGKRKGKDWVRVNDKFTAAFNRMFPESIAIWDFEGNQAYTKLMHEIFKPLERRFGGELSQVIEQFTELLSPGSDCQAEEIKAFDKEVNSALRPLFPSVRVELDIPVPTLETFLKSATIKVVDEDDGFERDISRMGAGSQRAIQMALIRYLAEIKKHHNNHYLSRKLLLIDSPELFLHPQAVELVRVALKNLSNEGYQVVFATHSAQMVTSEDVSTSLLIRKNRERGTFMRKRMEDAVRQVVKDAPSQLQMLFSLSNSNELLFADYVLLTEGKTEWRVLPALFERITGQSFALIKCALVRQGGVSNTRKSMQVLSAMDIPVRAIVDLDYAFTTATRDGFLSANDPDITECRNLFRELACHNHLRLVNGLPVNKHSNISASTAYAMMASMPEAERPIRNIHNKLCEQGIWVWTRGAIEEHLGLNGKNEMVWRNFIERSKSKNFVQTLPDYDGIEALCQWIINGSRGQF
- a CDS encoding pyridoxine 5'-phosphate synthase; this encodes MSIKLGVNVDHIATIREARKGKEPDPVAAAMIAELAGCNGITAHLREDKRHIQDRDIRLLRGTVTTKLNLEMAPTQAMVQFAINRQPDMVTLVPEVHTELSTEDGLNVSAKIDELAKYIMTLRNNDIQVSVFIDAETEQVKAAKKVGANYVEFNTGKYATAFELGSREEVDREISALQDMTVLAHKYGLNVLAGRGLNYRNVEAVAQIDGIDEIIIGHSIISRATLVGMERAVKEMIEAIRG
- the truA gene encoding tRNA pseudouridine(38-40) synthase TruA is translated as MRYRFRCEYLGSAFYGWQEQNCGGKLRFVTVQSTLEEALSTALRAPIRVVGSGRTDTGVHARGQCVHFDFDGELDPQKVVRSVNGLTKRLIRIRDLEPCAPDFNARYDAVLRYYQYTIFTRPVALMRDFGWECGSLNLDIEAMGREAQSFLGEHDFIDFCIPRNDGKSTLCTLSEFRLERLNDWSCMFHIKGNRFLHRQVRAMVGTLFDIGRGRYPEGTVNQIFEKKFKGERTWAPPQGLVLENVEYRDY